In a single window of the Streptomyces sp. HUAS ZL42 genome:
- a CDS encoding ABC transporter permease, with product MRAMNADFPSTSAGPAQGFLAELRDAISFRAFGLVLGGLLIQLAFTVSYLGAFHSPTPHRIPVAVVAPAQASAQIVAKLNGLDGDPVKATAAASESAARQRIMDRRADAAFLFNAGGTKDTLLVASAGGPSVSQTASQLAQKIEAAQKRQVTVTDIKAPNSGDGRGMTSFYLVLGWVVGGYLTATIMNMSAGSQPANQHRIMIRLAVLGVYAIVSGVAGAVIVGPVFDALSGHFWALTGIGTLVVFASAATSLALQTLLGMLGTGLTILLFVVLGNPSSGGVYPSVLLPGFWSAIGQALPPGAGTTLVRNTVYFDAHATAVAWWVLAAYAVGGTAVALVAAWSRERRKAAAFSAVGSGGSDSGPVPAG from the coding sequence ATGCGTGCCATGAACGCCGATTTTCCCTCCACCTCCGCCGGACCCGCCCAGGGCTTCCTGGCCGAACTGCGGGACGCCATCAGCTTCCGCGCCTTCGGGCTCGTACTGGGCGGCCTGCTCATACAACTCGCCTTCACCGTCTCCTACCTGGGCGCATTTCACTCCCCCACCCCGCACCGGATTCCGGTGGCGGTGGTGGCCCCGGCACAAGCCTCGGCCCAGATCGTGGCCAAGCTCAACGGGCTCGACGGCGACCCGGTGAAGGCGACCGCTGCCGCCAGCGAGTCTGCCGCCCGGCAGCGGATCATGGACCGTAGGGCAGACGCCGCCTTCCTCTTCAACGCAGGGGGCACGAAGGACACACTGCTGGTCGCCTCGGCGGGCGGCCCCTCGGTGTCGCAGACCGCCTCACAACTCGCCCAGAAGATCGAAGCCGCGCAGAAGCGGCAGGTCACCGTCACCGACATCAAGGCGCCGAACAGCGGCGACGGGCGCGGCATGACCTCCTTCTACCTGGTGCTCGGTTGGGTGGTCGGCGGCTACCTGACGGCGACGATCATGAATATGTCCGCCGGTTCACAGCCGGCCAACCAGCACCGGATCATGATCAGGCTGGCAGTGCTGGGTGTGTACGCGATCGTGTCGGGGGTCGCCGGGGCGGTGATCGTGGGCCCGGTGTTCGACGCGCTGAGCGGTCATTTCTGGGCGTTGACAGGGATCGGCACGCTGGTGGTGTTCGCGTCTGCGGCGACCTCGCTCGCGCTCCAGACGCTGCTGGGCATGCTCGGCACCGGGCTGACCATCCTGCTGTTCGTGGTGCTGGGCAACCCGAGCTCGGGCGGGGTGTACCCGTCGGTGCTGCTGCCAGGGTTCTGGAGCGCGATCGGACAGGCACTGCCGCCGGGCGCCGGCACCACGCTGGTCCGCAACACCGTGTACTTCGACGCGCACGCCACGGCGGTCGCGTGGTGGGTGCTCGCCGCCTACGCGGTGGGCGGAACCGCAGTCGCGCTGGTCGCGGCCTGGTCACGGGAGCGACGCAAGGCAGCGGCCTTCAGCGCCGTTGGATCGGGCGGCAGCGACTCGGGCCCCGTGCCTGCAGGGTGA
- a CDS encoding phosphotransferase, with protein sequence MHESPLPGGFVNAVVRVGDTVRRPASARTKFVGDLLRLLEAGGWNGAPRYLGVDEQGRDVLSYLDGHVAWEPRQPAAVSSDESLAAVARLVREFHDLTAGTALAGDHEVVCHNDLSPKNTVYRLVSGSLRPTAFIDWDLAAPGARIHDVAHVCWQYLGLGPAVADVDEAARRMRLIADGYELSDRQHLVPTVLWWQDRCWRGIEAEADAGDVAMVRLREAGVVREVQAASQWVSDHRGELERSLK encoded by the coding sequence ATGCATGAGTCGCCCTTGCCGGGAGGTTTCGTCAATGCCGTCGTTCGTGTTGGCGACACGGTGCGCCGTCCAGCGTCTGCTCGCACGAAGTTCGTGGGTGATCTGCTGAGGTTGCTCGAAGCCGGTGGCTGGAACGGAGCTCCGCGGTATCTCGGTGTGGACGAGCAGGGCCGCGACGTGCTCAGTTACCTTGATGGCCATGTGGCGTGGGAACCGCGACAGCCAGCTGCCGTGTCGTCGGACGAGAGCCTGGCGGCGGTCGCCCGGCTCGTGCGCGAGTTCCACGACCTGACGGCCGGCACCGCGCTGGCCGGAGACCACGAGGTCGTGTGTCACAACGACCTGTCGCCCAAGAACACGGTGTATCGGCTGGTCAGTGGCTCGCTTCGGCCGACGGCATTCATCGACTGGGACCTGGCGGCGCCGGGCGCCCGGATCCATGACGTCGCTCATGTCTGCTGGCAGTACCTCGGTCTCGGCCCTGCTGTGGCCGACGTCGATGAGGCGGCCCGGCGCATGAGGCTGATCGCTGACGGCTACGAGTTGTCGGACCGGCAACATCTGGTGCCCACGGTCTTGTGGTGGCAGGACCGCTGCTGGCGGGGCATCGAGGCCGAGGCCGACGCGGGTGACGTCGCCATGGTCCGGCTGCGTGAGGCCGGGGTGGTCAGGGAGGTTCAGGCGGCGTCTCAGTGGGTTTCCGATCACCGGGGTGAGTTGGAACGCTCATTGAAGTGA
- a CDS encoding GNAT family N-acetyltransferase: protein MTLAAPVLHTARLRLRPFTDTDADPLFAVHSSTYVMRYWDSPPWTEPARAERFIAMCRKMADEGTGARVAIDRASDGAFVGWCGLTGWNPDYRSASLGYVLDEAMWGHGYATEAAHALLKWAFDTLDLNRVQAETDTRNVASARVLEKIGFVREGTLREDCVVNGEVSDSWVFGLLRREWRPAAVQIPAR from the coding sequence ATGACTTTGGCCGCCCCCGTACTGCACACCGCTCGCCTGCGACTGCGCCCCTTCACCGACACCGACGCGGACCCCCTCTTCGCGGTGCACAGCAGCACCTACGTGATGCGCTACTGGGACTCCCCGCCGTGGACGGAACCGGCCCGCGCCGAGCGCTTCATCGCGATGTGCCGGAAGATGGCGGACGAAGGCACCGGGGCACGGGTTGCCATCGACCGTGCTTCCGACGGGGCCTTCGTCGGCTGGTGCGGTCTGACCGGATGGAACCCGGACTACCGCAGCGCATCGTTGGGCTACGTCCTCGACGAGGCGATGTGGGGACACGGCTACGCGACGGAGGCGGCGCACGCCTTGCTGAAATGGGCATTCGACACACTGGACCTGAACCGAGTCCAGGCCGAGACCGATACGCGCAACGTGGCATCCGCCCGGGTACTGGAGAAGATCGGATTCGTGCGTGAAGGGACGTTGCGGGAAGACTGCGTCGTGAACGGCGAGGTATCCGACTCGTGGGTGTTCGGATTGCTCAGGCGAGAATGGCGACCGGCGGCCGTACAGATCCCAGCCCGCTGA
- a CDS encoding nuclear transport factor 2 family protein, whose translation MSYQIETVTESPADVVRGLYDALSKGDVPGVLARLAPEVIVDEPNQLPYGGVHQGREVFVQSILGAMMGYAHVAITDAEVFEGPAGVVGTLTGTLTAHTTGERFPLTMVEIHQVEDGMVRKVDVYTKNPHELAGFYARAEAGTR comes from the coding sequence ATGAGCTACCAGATCGAGACGGTGACGGAGAGCCCCGCGGATGTCGTGCGAGGGCTGTATGACGCGCTGAGCAAGGGCGACGTGCCGGGTGTCCTGGCCAGGCTCGCCCCCGAGGTGATTGTCGACGAGCCGAACCAGCTCCCCTACGGCGGCGTCCACCAGGGCCGCGAGGTGTTCGTGCAGTCGATCCTGGGCGCGATGATGGGCTACGCCCACGTTGCTATCACTGATGCCGAGGTGTTCGAGGGCCCGGCCGGCGTTGTCGGAACGCTCACTGGAACGCTCACGGCACACACCACCGGTGAGAGGTTCCCGCTGACCATGGTTGAGATCCACCAGGTCGAGGACGGCATGGTGCGCAAGGTCGACGTCTACACCAAGAACCCCCACGAGCTCGCCGGGTTCTACGCGCGCGCCGAGGCCGGCACCCGCTGA
- a CDS encoding helix-turn-helix transcriptional regulator, whose translation MDNRDAVSAFLRSRRDKITPEQAGLLTYGQRRVPGLRRGEVATLAGVSVEYYTRLERGNLQGVSDSVLDALAHALRLDDTERMYLYDLARAAGPAPQARARQRESRPTVRPSVARIVEGMPELPAYVMNNRLDALAANPLGRALYSEMYADPTCNANVARFAFFNPAARRFYADWERMAHFAVGALRIEAGKSPNDRELSNLIGELSTRSDAFRVMWGSHDVHVFRESTKRLNHPLVGDLQLDQETMSLPDQSGLSVVVYSAPPGTAAEDGLKLLASWSATTGQEQDAQSTSKPPPRQA comes from the coding sequence ATGGACAACCGGGACGCAGTCAGCGCATTCCTCCGCTCCCGACGCGACAAGATCACCCCAGAGCAGGCCGGTCTGCTGACGTATGGTCAGCGGAGGGTGCCCGGGCTGCGCAGGGGCGAGGTCGCCACGCTCGCCGGTGTGAGCGTCGAGTACTACACGCGCCTGGAGCGCGGCAACCTCCAAGGTGTCTCCGACAGCGTGCTGGACGCCCTTGCCCACGCCCTGCGGCTCGACGACACCGAGCGCATGTACCTCTACGACCTCGCTCGCGCTGCGGGACCGGCGCCTCAGGCGCGGGCACGGCAACGGGAGAGTCGGCCGACGGTGCGGCCGAGCGTGGCGCGGATCGTCGAAGGCATGCCGGAACTGCCGGCGTACGTGATGAACAATCGCCTCGATGCGCTGGCCGCCAACCCGCTGGGCCGGGCCCTGTACTCGGAGATGTATGCCGACCCGACCTGTAATGCGAACGTCGCCCGGTTCGCGTTCTTCAACCCCGCAGCCAGGCGGTTCTACGCCGACTGGGAGCGCATGGCCCACTTCGCCGTGGGCGCGCTGCGCATCGAGGCGGGGAAAAGCCCCAACGACCGGGAGCTGTCGAATCTGATCGGTGAACTGTCCACCCGCAGCGACGCCTTCCGCGTGATGTGGGGATCCCACGACGTGCATGTCTTCCGCGAGAGCACCAAACGCCTCAACCATCCGCTCGTCGGCGACCTGCAACTCGATCAGGAGACCATGAGCCTGCCGGACCAAAGCGGCCTGAGCGTGGTCGTCTACAGCGCGCCACCCGGAACCGCCGCCGAGGACGGCCTGAAGCTGCTCGCCAGTTGGTCCGCCACGACCGGACAGGAGCAGGACGCGCAGTCCACGAGCAAACCGCCACCCCGGCAGGCCTGA
- a CDS encoding SpoIIE family protein phosphatase has product MTADIDFTAFFDATPSPYLVLDADLVIRYVNPACLRTAGRTKDELIGKYFFNALPENPGFRDDAERNLKASLHRPLDTGKPETAVLQRYDLPAPDQQDGFEERWWSVVHTPLSAPDGTVKWIIQQIEDVTSFVHSPRPRQLSEEWPERTEGMAAELYARARELHRLNQELRQAHAREQQVAITLQEAMLSVPDLDRHSNIAVRYLPATASLNVCGDWYDIVDLPPDRYAVAVGDVVGHGLHAAAVMGMLRSALSAVIRAIPSPAQALEVLGLYARSVDGAMAATAVKVLIDTRSRLIIYSNAGHPSPILLHIDGTCDLLDQATDPPLGTREHHVPRPQAGLPYRPGDTLVLYTDGLIERRGEDIDAGLERLTTALAQDRTLAPDLLADALLTRLDVAGGVSDDIALVIIRL; this is encoded by the coding sequence ATGACAGCGGACATCGATTTCACGGCGTTCTTCGACGCCACACCAAGCCCGTACCTGGTGCTGGATGCGGACCTGGTGATCCGCTACGTCAACCCGGCCTGCCTGCGGACTGCCGGCCGGACCAAGGACGAGTTGATCGGGAAGTACTTCTTCAACGCCCTGCCGGAAAATCCCGGCTTCCGCGACGACGCGGAACGAAATCTGAAAGCCTCCCTGCACCGGCCTCTGGACACCGGGAAGCCCGAAACCGCGGTGCTCCAGCGGTACGACCTTCCCGCCCCCGATCAGCAGGACGGGTTCGAGGAGCGATGGTGGTCGGTGGTCCACACCCCGCTGTCCGCGCCTGACGGCACAGTGAAGTGGATCATCCAGCAGATAGAGGACGTCACGTCCTTCGTCCACTCACCCCGGCCACGTCAGCTGAGCGAGGAGTGGCCCGAACGAACGGAGGGCATGGCAGCCGAGCTGTACGCGCGCGCCCGCGAGCTGCACCGGCTGAACCAGGAACTGCGCCAGGCCCACGCCCGCGAACAGCAGGTCGCCATCACCCTGCAGGAAGCCATGCTCTCCGTCCCCGACCTGGACCGGCACAGCAACATCGCCGTGCGCTACCTGCCCGCGACCGCGTCACTGAACGTATGCGGCGACTGGTACGACATCGTCGACCTGCCACCCGACCGCTACGCCGTGGCGGTCGGAGACGTCGTCGGCCACGGACTGCACGCCGCCGCCGTGATGGGCATGCTCCGCAGCGCCCTGAGCGCCGTCATCCGCGCCATCCCCAGCCCCGCCCAGGCCCTGGAAGTCCTCGGCCTCTATGCCCGCTCCGTGGACGGCGCCATGGCCGCCACCGCGGTCAAGGTACTCATCGACACCCGCAGCAGGCTGATCATCTACAGCAACGCCGGGCACCCATCGCCGATCCTGCTCCACATCGACGGGACCTGCGACCTGCTGGACCAGGCCACCGACCCGCCACTCGGCACGCGCGAGCACCATGTCCCCCGCCCCCAGGCCGGCCTCCCTTACAGGCCGGGAGACACCCTCGTGCTGTACACGGACGGCCTCATCGAGCGCCGCGGCGAGGACATCGACGCCGGCTTGGAACGCCTGACCACTGCCCTGGCCCAGGACCGAACCCTCGCCCCTGACCTGCTGGCCGACGCACTGCTGACCCGGCTCGACGTCGCCGGGGGTGTCTCCGACGACATCGCTCTCGTCATCATCCGCCTATAA
- a CDS encoding diacylglycerol kinase family protein, protein MAGARTRARVVIVMNPRSGGGKAARYGLVQRAEGMGAQVWTTSAEEDAASLARNAVVEGAQVLGVAGGDGTVSAVAAVAADTGRSLVVVPAGTRNHFARDLGLDLRDPGRALDALLDGEPAQVDLGVLGSRVFVNNVSLGVYADALLEPGYREDKPRAFAAVAPDYVKGKQWVEARVDTPWGTVEFPQVVLISNNPYHLATPRWLGRRFSLSTGQLGVIVLKRRAQAPPDLLRHLRGELRQHKRGTGSAGDGAVIWSAPGITLHGEVRHLDAGVDGEAVRLPLPIVCGIRPGALRVLLPKDRPGMPPEHAIAPLRGSP, encoded by the coding sequence ATGGCCGGCGCTCGGACGCGTGCCCGGGTGGTGATCGTGATGAATCCACGCTCGGGCGGCGGCAAGGCGGCTCGTTACGGCCTGGTGCAGCGGGCCGAGGGTATGGGAGCCCAGGTCTGGACGACCAGCGCGGAGGAGGACGCGGCGTCGCTCGCGAGGAACGCCGTGGTGGAGGGGGCGCAGGTGCTGGGGGTAGCGGGCGGTGACGGCACCGTGTCGGCAGTCGCCGCGGTGGCCGCCGACACGGGCCGGTCGTTGGTCGTGGTCCCGGCGGGTACCCGCAACCACTTCGCCCGGGACCTGGGCCTCGATCTGCGCGATCCAGGGCGGGCGCTGGACGCCCTGCTCGACGGTGAGCCCGCGCAGGTGGACCTGGGGGTGCTCGGCTCGCGTGTCTTCGTCAACAACGTCTCTTTGGGTGTGTACGCCGACGCGCTGCTGGAGCCCGGGTACCGGGAGGACAAGCCTCGCGCGTTCGCCGCAGTGGCACCCGACTATGTCAAGGGCAAGCAGTGGGTCGAGGCCCGCGTGGACACACCATGGGGGACCGTCGAGTTCCCGCAGGTGGTGCTGATCTCCAATAACCCTTACCACCTGGCCACACCGCGTTGGCTGGGGCGTCGCTTCTCCCTCAGTACGGGACAGCTGGGTGTCATCGTTCTCAAGCGCCGGGCACAGGCTCCCCCGGATCTCCTGCGGCATCTGCGCGGCGAACTGCGACAGCACAAGCGTGGTACCGGGTCGGCAGGGGATGGGGCCGTCATCTGGTCTGCTCCCGGCATCACGCTGCACGGTGAGGTGCGGCATCTTGACGCGGGCGTCGACGGCGAAGCGGTGCGGCTTCCTCTGCCCATCGTGTGCGGTATCCGGCCGGGTGCCCTGCGTGTGCTGCTGCCGAAGGACCGGCCGGGCATGCCCCCGGAGCACGCGATTGCGCCACTGAGGGGAAGTCCCTGA
- a CDS encoding HdeD family acid-resistance protein, protein MTSPTDSSGTGPPRGSEPQDAPLTEGLGALANMGWQILLTTGLATIALGVVVFAWPEETLRVVGVLFGIYLLATGVFQLAAAFGTHVPRHLRVLHFLTGALSVLLGLICFRGTVQSIFLLALWIGFSWLLRGIMVTAAAASAEDMPARGWQLFYGIISTLAGIVLIVSPFTSIAALTLAVGVMAVVLGVVEVFQAIRMRVEVGRLAPGGTATQRRPLFHRPHPQH, encoded by the coding sequence ATGACATCCCCCACCGATTCCTCGGGCACCGGCCCTCCGCGCGGCTCCGAGCCACAAGACGCCCCCTTGACCGAAGGCCTGGGCGCCTTGGCGAACATGGGCTGGCAGATCCTGCTCACCACGGGCCTGGCCACGATCGCCCTGGGCGTCGTGGTTTTCGCCTGGCCGGAGGAGACGCTGCGGGTCGTCGGCGTACTCTTCGGCATCTACCTGCTGGCTACTGGCGTCTTCCAGCTGGCCGCCGCTTTCGGCACGCATGTCCCCCGGCATCTTCGGGTGCTGCACTTCCTCACGGGTGCGCTCTCCGTCCTGCTGGGGCTGATCTGCTTCCGGGGCACTGTGCAGTCGATCTTTCTGCTCGCCCTGTGGATCGGCTTCAGCTGGCTGCTGCGCGGCATCATGGTGACGGCTGCGGCGGCTTCCGCCGAGGACATGCCGGCACGCGGCTGGCAGCTGTTCTACGGGATCATCAGCACTCTGGCGGGCATCGTGCTGATCGTATCGCCGTTCACCTCGATCGCCGCACTCACCCTGGCGGTGGGCGTCATGGCCGTGGTCCTCGGGGTGGTCGAGGTGTTCCAGGCCATCAGAATGCGCGTCGAAGTCGGCCGCCTCGCTCCTGGCGGCACTGCCACACAGCGGCGGCCCCTGTTCCACCGCCCGCACCCACAGCACTGA
- a CDS encoding bifunctional 3-(3-hydroxy-phenyl)propionate/3-hydroxycinnamic acid hydroxylase, with the protein MTATIPEHVPVVVIGAGPTGLTAATLLASHGVPALVLERHRAPYPLPRAVHLDDEVHRILQAMGIHETFSAIARPARGMRLLDSSHRVLAEFCRDNPCGRYGFPEANMFDQPELEQLMRDNCRNHPLVTLRGGIEVTAVTPPPHDGAPVRVSFRDEDTGASRAILTDAVLGCDGAGSLVRASIGSRMQDLAASQQWLVVDVRCRLPLPAWDGVHQLCDPHGAATYMRVGEDRYRWEFRLRAGERQEELADRGRLLTLIAPWTQGIPDDELHVLRTATYTFRAQVADRWRNGRVFLLGDAAHLTPPFIGQGMGAGMRDAHNLAWKLARVLTGRANDALLDTYQAERHRHARQLIRTAVAVGALMTGGGTGTALTRNAVLPVLSRLPGASSLVLSAVSPPLRPGPLAGSRRPGRPRPGTLCPQPLLPDADGTPRLLDDLLGEGFAVLATAPLSPALHALARALDARVIHLHDPRRPQPGTGGAGADHRAKADPGTRDLVRWMGTAGAVLLRPDRVVLATAARPRRPGTTCGDDLAATSAAWASLLCGSGRAAEGTPTVVTEPR; encoded by the coding sequence GTGACCGCCACCATTCCTGAGCATGTACCCGTTGTGGTCATCGGTGCCGGGCCCACCGGGCTGACCGCCGCCACCCTCCTCGCCAGCCACGGCGTACCCGCCCTGGTCCTGGAGCGCCACCGCGCCCCCTATCCGCTGCCCCGCGCGGTCCACCTGGACGACGAGGTGCACCGCATCCTCCAGGCCATGGGCATCCACGAGACGTTCAGCGCGATCGCCCGTCCGGCCCGCGGCATGCGGCTGCTCGACAGCTCCCACCGTGTCCTGGCCGAGTTTTGTCGCGACAACCCGTGCGGCCGGTACGGATTTCCCGAAGCCAACATGTTCGACCAGCCCGAACTCGAGCAACTGATGCGGGACAACTGCCGGAACCACCCGCTGGTCACGCTGCGCGGAGGCATCGAGGTCACCGCCGTGACCCCGCCCCCGCACGATGGCGCTCCGGTGCGGGTCTCCTTCCGGGACGAGGACACCGGTGCCTCCCGCGCGATCCTGACCGACGCCGTGCTGGGGTGCGACGGCGCGGGCAGCCTGGTCCGTGCCTCAATCGGCTCCCGGATGCAGGACCTCGCCGCTTCTCAGCAGTGGCTGGTCGTCGACGTCCGCTGCCGCCTGCCACTGCCCGCCTGGGACGGCGTCCACCAGCTGTGCGACCCGCACGGGGCGGCCACCTACATGCGCGTCGGCGAGGACCGCTACCGCTGGGAGTTCCGCCTGCGCGCCGGCGAGCGGCAGGAGGAACTCGCCGACCGCGGGCGTCTGCTCACGCTGATCGCCCCCTGGACGCAAGGCATCCCTGATGACGAACTGCACGTCCTGCGCACCGCCACCTACACCTTCCGCGCCCAGGTCGCCGACCGCTGGCGCAACGGCCGCGTGTTCCTCCTCGGTGACGCCGCCCACCTCACCCCGCCCTTCATCGGGCAAGGGATGGGCGCGGGCATGCGCGACGCCCACAACCTCGCCTGGAAGCTCGCCCGAGTCCTCACCGGCCGCGCGAACGACGCCCTGCTTGACACCTACCAGGCCGAACGCCACCGCCACGCACGGCAGTTGATCCGCACCGCCGTGGCCGTCGGCGCCCTCATGACCGGCGGCGGAACGGGCACCGCACTGACCCGCAACGCCGTCCTGCCCGTCCTCTCCCGCCTGCCGGGCGCCTCCTCTCTCGTACTGTCCGCCGTCAGCCCGCCGCTGAGACCAGGCCCCCTGGCCGGCTCCCGCCGCCCGGGACGCCCGCGCCCTGGAACGCTGTGCCCCCAACCGCTGCTCCCCGACGCCGACGGCACCCCGCGCCTGCTGGACGACCTGCTCGGCGAGGGCTTCGCGGTCCTGGCCACCGCACCGCTCAGCCCGGCCCTGCACGCGCTGGCGCGAGCGCTGGACGCCCGCGTCATCCACCTGCACGACCCCCGACGACCACAGCCAGGCACGGGCGGCGCCGGCGCCGATCACCGCGCCAAAGCCGATCCGGGCACAAGAGACCTGGTCCGCTGGATGGGCACCGCGGGTGCCGTCCTGCTCCGCCCCGACCGGGTCGTCCTCGCCACCGCGGCCCGCCCCCGCCGCCCCGGCACCACGTGCGGAGACGACCTCGCGGCCACCTCGGCGGCCTGGGCATCACTGCTGTGCGGCAGCGGCCGCGCAGCCGAGGGCACTCCGACCGTGGTCACGGAACCACGGTGA
- a CDS encoding VOC family protein: MNDPTPTPTPVPTADAHQGLHSEQGALRGEHPGRAAQPVIKVVDLAWLEFTKPDLDRAETFARDFGFTTAARTDDTLYLRGALAGPHCLVIRRGPASRFIGPAFQAADAADLDRLARATGHQVRPLTEYGQGCVVDLLDPSGVPVRVVHGVTEQPARPLQQPLVLNTGTTASAARINATQRPPRTPSQVQRLGHVVLSTRVFRRALDWYLQHLGLIVSDFLYLDGQRDRGPTMAFIRCDRGSEPADHHTLAMHLGPDTGYVHSAYQVADLDALAAGGAYLRERGYHHSWGIGRHIQGSQIFDYWRDPDRFMLEHYADGDVFDNTLEPGWAAMSASGLAQWGPPATRDFLGTTPSPGALLQAISALREDNEIDRARLVGLMKALSK; this comes from the coding sequence ATGAACGACCCGACACCCACCCCCACCCCGGTCCCCACCGCCGACGCTCATCAGGGACTGCACAGCGAGCAGGGCGCCCTGCGAGGAGAGCACCCCGGCCGCGCCGCCCAGCCCGTCATCAAAGTGGTCGACCTGGCCTGGCTGGAGTTCACCAAGCCCGACCTGGACCGGGCCGAAACCTTCGCCCGCGACTTCGGGTTCACCACCGCCGCCCGTACCGATGACACCCTCTATCTACGCGGCGCCCTGGCCGGACCGCACTGCCTGGTGATCCGCCGCGGCCCCGCCTCCCGGTTCATCGGCCCCGCCTTCCAGGCCGCCGACGCCGCCGACCTCGACCGGTTGGCCCGCGCCACCGGCCACCAGGTCCGCCCCCTGACCGAGTACGGCCAAGGCTGCGTCGTGGACCTGCTCGATCCCTCCGGCGTCCCGGTCCGCGTCGTACACGGCGTCACCGAGCAGCCCGCGCGACCACTGCAGCAGCCCCTGGTCCTCAACACCGGCACCACCGCCTCAGCCGCCCGCATCAACGCCACCCAGCGCCCGCCCCGCACACCCTCCCAGGTGCAGCGCCTGGGCCACGTGGTGCTCTCCACCCGGGTCTTCCGGCGCGCCCTGGACTGGTACCTGCAGCACCTCGGCCTGATCGTCAGCGATTTCCTCTACCTGGACGGCCAGCGCGACCGCGGCCCCACCATGGCCTTCATCCGCTGCGACCGCGGCAGCGAACCCGCCGACCACCACACCCTGGCCATGCACCTGGGCCCCGACACCGGCTATGTCCACTCCGCCTACCAGGTCGCCGATCTCGACGCGCTGGCCGCCGGCGGCGCGTACCTGCGCGAGCGCGGCTACCACCACTCCTGGGGCATCGGCCGGCACATCCAGGGCAGCCAGATCTTCGACTACTGGCGCGACCCCGACCGCTTCATGCTGGAGCACTACGCCGACGGCGACGTCTTCGACAACACGCTGGAACCCGGCTGGGCCGCCATGTCCGCCTCCGGCCTGGCCCAGTGGGGCCCGCCCGCCACCCGCGACTTCCTCGGCACCACCCCCTCGCCGGGGGCGCTCCTGCAGGCGATCTCCGCGCTGCGCGAGGACAACGAAATCGACCGCGCCCGTCTGGTGGGCCTGATGAAAGCCCTGAGCAAGTGA